Proteins co-encoded in one Medicago truncatula cultivar Jemalong A17 chromosome 8, MtrunA17r5.0-ANR, whole genome shotgun sequence genomic window:
- the LOC25500563 gene encoding pollen receptor-like kinase 3, with translation MAIAAPAIFHPSFFILIFNIIINFSMIYSLSETEALLNLKNSFSNANALNSWFANTLPCTEDDQWEGVVCYNGLVTGLRLEGMGLFGKIDVDALLELKGLRTISFMNNSFTGSIPELNRIGFLKAMFLSGNKFSGHIPKEYFQRMKSLKKVWLSNNEFTGDIPSSLAEIPQLVELHLEKNQFSGNIPNLNNPSLMIFDVSNNNLEGEVPQGLLRFNGNSFLGNSGLCGEKMGKICGQQPVQQTNPIPIDANNISNTSVTNNTVQQTNPIPSNVIVTVPDNSKHKSLQIIENINDSGSFEVQVSSSNSITSSTNQEKRDMNFMKKSCSKRGSSKGSQGIGELVMMNNEKGVFGLPDLMKASAEVLGNGGFGSSYKAVMANGVAVVVKRTRELNALGKDGFDAEMKKLGRLKHWNVLTPLAYHYRKDEKLVISEYVPRGSLLYLLHGDRGPSHAELDWNTRLKIVQGIAKGMHYLHTEYPSSDLPHGNLKSSNVLLGPDYEPLLIDYGFIHLVNPSSFTNTLLAFKAPEALQHNQISPRCDVYCLGVVILEILTGKFPSQYLSNGKGGTDVVQWVASAISEGREVELLDPEIASNKNPLSEMKQLVHIGAACTESNPQNRLDMMEAVRRIEEIKTNGVDQVQELRTIEVLPGFVDSSQACDNQGHVVDQSNKRHGTSSFGSKDNFEFGIS, from the exons ATGGCCATAGCAGCTCCTGCAATTTTCCATCCATCATTCTTCATCTTGATCTTCAATATCATCATAAATTTTTCTATGATATATTCCTTGTCAGAAACAGAAGCTTTATTAAATCTAAAAAACTCATTCTCAAATGCTAATGCTCTAAATAGTTGGTTTGCCAACACTTTACCTTGTACCGAAGACGATCAATGGGAAGGCGTTGTTTGTTACAACGGTCTTGTAACCGGTCTGCGCCTTGAAGGAATGGGATTATTCGGCAAAATTGATGTTGATGCATTGCTTGAACTTAAGGGTTTAAGAACTATTAGTTTCATGAACAATTCTTTCACTGGTTCGATACCAGAATTGAATCGAATCGGTTTCTTGAAAGCGATGTTTTTGTCGGGAAATAAATTTTCAGGACATATTCCTAAGGAATATTTTCAAAGAATGAAATCATTGAAGAAAGTTTGGTTATCTAATAATGAATTTACAGGTGATATTCCATCATCATTGGCTGAGATTCCTCAACTTGTTGAATTACATCTTGAAAAAAATCAGTTTAGTGGTAATATTCCAAATTTGAATAATCCTTCATTGATGATTTTTGAtgtttcaaataataatttggaAGGTGAAGTTCCTCAAGGTTTGTTGAGATTCAATGGAAATTCTTTTTTAGGAAATTCTGGTTTATGTGGCGAAAAAATGGGCAAAATATGTGGACAACAACCAGTGCAACAAACAAATCCTATTCCTATTGATGCAAATAATATTAGTAATACATCAGTTACCAACAATACAGTGCAACAAACAAATCCTATTCCAAGTAATGTTATTGTGACTGTGCCTGATAACAGTAAGCATAAGTCATTGCAGATTATTG aaaatattaaTGACAGTGGTAGTTTTGAAGTTCAAGTAAGTAGTAGTAATAGTATTACTAGTAGTACTAATCAAGAGAAAAGAGAtatgaattttatgaaaaaatcatGTAGTAAAAGAGGTTCATCTAAGGGTAGTCAAGGGATTGGTGAGCTTGTGATGATGAATAATGagaagggtgtgtttggtttaccTGATTTGATGAAAGCTTCTGCTGAAGTTCTTGGAAATGGAGGGTTTGGATCATCTTATAAAGCTGTGATGGCTAATGGTGTTGCTGTGGTTGTGAAAAGAACTAGAGAATTGAATGCTTTGGGAAAAGATGGTTTTGATGCTGAGATGAAAAAGCTTGGAAGGTTAAAACATTGGAATGTTTTGACACCTTTAGCTTATCATTACAGAAAAGATGAGAAATTAGTTATCTCTGAGTATGTTCCTAGAGGAAGTCTACTCTACTTGCTGCATg GTGATAGAGGACCATCACATGCAGAACTAGATTGGAACACACGTTTAAAGATAGTACAAGGAATTGCAAAAGGAATGCATTATCTTCACACAGAATATCCTTCATCTGATCTACCACATGGAAACTTAAAATCAAGCAATGTTTTACTTGGACCAGATTATGAACCATTACTCATAGATTATGGTTTCATCCATCTAGTTAACCCTTCAAGTTTTACAAATACATTACTTGCTTTTAAAGCACCAGAAGCATTACAACACAACCAAATTTCGCCTCGTTGTGACGTATACTGTCTCGGTGTAGTCATACTCGAAATACTAACCGGAAAATTTCCTTCTCAATATCTTAGCAACGGTAAAGGCGGAACCGATGTAGTACAATGGGTAGCATCAGCAATTTCTGAAGGAAGAGAAGTTGAACTACTTGATCCTGAAATTGCAAGTAATAAAAATCCATTAAGTGAAATGAAACAACTTGTTCATATTGGTGCTGCTTGTACTGAAAGTAATCCTCAAAACAGATTAGATATGATGGAAGCGGTTAGAAGAATAGAAGAGATTAAAACAAATGGTGTTGATCAAGTTCAAGAATTAAGAACAATAGAGGTTTTACCTGGTTTTGTTGATTCTTCTCAAGCATGTGATAATCAAGGGCATGTTGTTGATCAATCAAATAAGAGACATGGAACAAGTAGTTTTGGTAGTAAGGATAATTTTGAATTTGGCATCTCCTaa
- the LOC25500566 gene encoding protein TIFY 11B has protein sequence MANLTNTVSDGRRLTCKAPEKFKFSQTCSLLSQFLKEKRISGDATPSFFGKMEPKASTKDLLANMQNSDGGLRLNASAIESLPQLVENPCIKKSNTRSTDPKTPQLTIFYSGKMLVFDAFSPSNATEIMELATKLASENPSTEENPPSAPVTTEKLKESEIPQTNTALETTEQGNQAKCSDMRYPRRASLLKFLEKRKERVIARGPYQINGHKNEGSSSGSEPKDHSSDQFDLNL, from the exons ATGGCAAATTTAACTAATACTGTGTCAGATGGCCGGAGACTCACCTGTAAGGCACCGGAGAAGTTCAAATTTTCACAGACTTGTAGTCTTTTGAGTCAGTtcttgaaagaaaagagaatttCTGGTGATGCTACACCTAGTTTCTTTGGGAAAATGGAGCCTAAag CAAGTACAAAGGATTTGTTAGCCAACATGCAAAACTCAGATGGGGGTTTGAGACTAAATGCATCTGCTATTGAATCTCTTCCTCAGCTTGTGGAAAATCCTTGCATTAAGAAGTCTAATACAAG ATCAACAGATCCTAAAACTCCACAATTGACGATATTCTATTCCGGGAAAATGTTAGTATTTGACGCTTTTTCACCTTCGAATGCAACCGAGATCATGGAGTTGGCCACCAAATTAGCCTCTGAAAATCCAAGCACCGAAGAAAACCCCCCAAGTGCACCAGTCACTACTGAAAAATTAAAGGAGTCCGAAATTCCTCAAACAAACACTGCCTTAGAAACAACCGAACAAGGAAACCAAGCCAAATGTTCAG ATATGAGATATCCAAGAAGAGCTTCACTTCTTAAATTCcttgagaaaagaaaagaaag GGTCATTGCTAGAGGACCTTATCAAATTAATGGTCACAAAAATGAGGGTAGTAGTTCTGGAAGTGAACCTAAAGATCATTCTTCCGATCAATTCGACCTTAACTTATAG